One window from the genome of Paracoccus marcusii encodes:
- the cobG gene encoding precorrin-3B synthase, with translation MIRGWCPGALQPMESGDGWVVRIRPPGGRLDAAQAQAIADAAQTHGNGVIELTGRANLQLRGVTPATYAPLIAALRPHGLIDPDIATETRRNILVTPFADAAADALAADLAAALAASDLALPAKFGFAVDTGPAPVLTRDPADIRIEAGPTLRADGMDRAAPYHGPQDALALARWFLDQGGAPDGRGRMAALTARVQPPGATLPAPRPAAPAQPGPHPEGLLVALEFGQITPDTLRRLGRLAPLRLTPWRMLLVEGVRHLPALEGLILDPRDPRNRLRACPGAPACPQGRAATRPLARALAPLIPPDAVLHVSGCAKGCGWPRAADLTLTATPEGFDLIRHGRAHDPAALRGLHPDQLPKVL, from the coding sequence ATGATCCGCGGCTGGTGCCCCGGCGCGCTGCAGCCGATGGAGTCCGGCGACGGGTGGGTGGTACGTATCCGCCCCCCCGGCGGGCGTCTGGACGCAGCCCAGGCCCAAGCCATCGCCGATGCCGCCCAGACCCATGGCAACGGCGTGATCGAGCTGACGGGCCGCGCCAACCTGCAGCTGCGCGGCGTCACGCCCGCGACCTATGCGCCGCTGATCGCGGCGCTGCGCCCGCATGGGCTGATCGACCCCGACATCGCTACGGAGACGCGCCGCAACATCCTGGTCACGCCCTTTGCGGATGCCGCCGCCGATGCGCTGGCCGCCGATCTGGCGGCGGCGCTGGCGGCCAGCGACCTGGCCCTGCCCGCCAAGTTCGGTTTTGCGGTCGATACCGGTCCCGCGCCGGTGCTGACCCGCGACCCCGCCGATATCCGCATCGAGGCAGGCCCGACGCTCCGCGCCGATGGCATGGACCGCGCCGCACCCTATCACGGGCCGCAGGACGCGCTGGCGCTGGCCCGCTGGTTCCTGGATCAGGGCGGCGCGCCCGACGGGCGGGGCCGCATGGCCGCATTGACCGCGCGGGTGCAGCCCCCCGGCGCCACCCTGCCCGCCCCCCGACCCGCCGCGCCGGCGCAACCGGGTCCGCATCCGGAAGGCCTACTGGTCGCGCTGGAATTCGGCCAGATCACCCCCGACACACTGCGCCGCCTTGGGCGCCTGGCACCGCTGCGCCTGACGCCGTGGCGGATGCTGCTGGTCGAGGGGGTCCGACACCTGCCCGCGCTGGAGGGGCTGATCCTGGACCCCCGCGATCCGCGCAACCGTCTGCGCGCCTGTCCCGGCGCGCCCGCCTGCCCGCAGGGACGTGCCGCGACGCGCCCCTTGGCGCGGGCGCTGGCGCCGCTGATCCCGCCGGATGCGGTGCTGCATGTCAGCGGCTGTGCCAAGGGCTGCGGCTGGCCGCGTGCCGCCGACCTCACCCTGACCGCGACGCCCGAGGGGTTCGACCTGATCCGCCATGGCCGCGCCCATGACCCCGCCGCCCTGCGCGGCCTGCACCCCGATCAACTGCCGAAGGTTCTGTGA
- the cbiE gene encoding precorrin-6y C5,15-methyltransferase (decarboxylating) subunit CbiE: MSDPWLTIIGITEDGPDGLPGASLRALAAAEIVFGGPRHLTLAGVGARGRAWPVPFDLAPLLELRGRRVAALVSGDPFWCGAGGGIAAVLERHEWRALPAPGVLSLAASRLGWRLEEVVTLGLHAAPFARLRPHLVRGCRMIATLRDGDAPAALADWLVAAGAGTARLTVLERLGGPSEQVRSTRADGFALTCAAPVAVAIDGADLPRGFGLPAVPGRADRLFAHDGQITKSPIRALTLAALAPRPGEVLWDIGGGSGSVAVEWALAGGRAVTVEPRADRIAHIRDNLDAFGVTHRITAIHGAAPDMLPPGAPDAVFVGGGASQALLEALWTRLPPGARLVANAVTLETESLLTRWHADHGGHLLRIDIAEAAPLGRMRGWSPARPIVQWSVTCASPE; encoded by the coding sequence ATGTCTGACCCTTGGCTGACGATCATCGGGATCACCGAAGATGGACCGGACGGCCTGCCCGGCGCAAGCCTGCGCGCGCTGGCGGCAGCCGAGATCGTCTTTGGCGGCCCGCGCCACCTGACCCTGGCGGGCGTGGGCGCGCGGGGGCGGGCCTGGCCGGTGCCCTTCGACCTGGCGCCGCTGCTAGAGCTGCGCGGGCGGCGCGTGGCGGCGCTGGTCTCGGGCGATCCGTTCTGGTGCGGCGCGGGGGGCGGCATCGCCGCCGTGCTGGAGCGCCACGAATGGCGCGCCCTGCCCGCGCCGGGGGTGCTGTCGCTGGCCGCATCGCGCCTTGGCTGGCGGCTGGAGGAGGTGGTGACCCTCGGCCTGCATGCCGCCCCGTTCGCCCGGCTGCGCCCGCATCTGGTGCGCGGCTGCCGCATGATCGCGACGCTGCGCGACGGCGACGCGCCCGCCGCGCTGGCCGATTGGCTGGTCGCCGCGGGCGCGGGGACCGCGCGGCTGACGGTGCTGGAGCGTCTTGGCGGGCCATCGGAACAGGTGCGCAGCACGCGCGCCGATGGGTTCGCGCTGACCTGCGCGGCGCCGGTGGCGGTGGCCATCGACGGGGCGGATCTGCCGCGCGGCTTCGGCCTGCCTGCGGTGCCGGGGCGGGCGGATAGGCTGTTTGCCCATGACGGGCAGATCACCAAATCGCCCATCCGCGCGCTGACCCTTGCGGCCCTGGCCCCGCGGCCGGGCGAGGTGCTGTGGGATATCGGCGGCGGTTCGGGATCGGTCGCGGTAGAATGGGCGCTGGCGGGGGGCCGCGCCGTGACGGTCGAGCCGCGCGCGGACCGCATCGCGCATATCCGCGACAATCTGGACGCCTTCGGGGTCACGCATCGTATCACCGCCATTCACGGCGCGGCGCCGGACATGCTGCCACCCGGAGCCCCCGATGCGGTCTTTGTCGGCGGCGGCGCGTCACAGGCGCTGCTTGAGGCGCTGTGGACCCGCCTGCCCCCCGGCGCGCGGCTGGTCGCCAATGCCGTGACGCTGGAGACGGAATCGCTGCTGACCCGCTGGCACGCCGATCACGGCGGCCACCTGCTGCGCATCGACATCGCCGAGGCTGCCCCCCTGGGCCGGATGCGCGGCTGGAGCCCCGCCCGCCCGATCGTGCAATGGAGCGTGACATGCGCATCGCCGGAATAG
- a CDS encoding cobalamin biosynthesis protein, producing MRIAGIGCRTGTPLTALLAALEAAGGADALASIPERAPELRPLAQARGLPLHLVAVAGIATPTQSARILAAFGTGSVAEAAAIGAGGRLTHPRRTFGPVTIAIAEVP from the coding sequence ATGCGCATCGCCGGAATAGGCTGCCGCACGGGCACCCCCCTGACCGCCCTGCTGGCCGCGCTGGAGGCCGCAGGCGGGGCCGACGCGCTGGCCAGCATCCCCGAACGCGCGCCCGAACTGCGCCCGCTGGCACAGGCCCGCGGCCTGCCGCTGCATCTGGTCGCGGTGGCGGGCATCGCCACGCCCACGCAATCCGCCCGCATCCTGGCCGCCTTCGGCACTGGATCGGTGGCCGAGGCCGCCGCCATCGGGGCGGGCGGCCGCCTGACCCATCCACGCCGGACCTTCGGCCCCGTCACCATCGCCATCGCAGAGGTTCCATGA
- the cobF gene encoding precorrin-6A synthase (deacetylating) encodes MIDLVLIGAGTGHPDHLTLQGVRALQEADLVLIPRKGAGKEDLAHLRRAMLDRHRPGGAVAQIDLPVRDANLPYLEAVDRWHDAIAQAWAGAVAAALPQGGTVAMLVWGDPSLYDSSLRIAARLDWRARVIPGITAIQALCAAHAIPLNALGSEVRITTGRRLRDAGFPNDADRVVVMLDGTCAFATLPPQGLRIWWGAYLGMPEQLLEAGPLTEAGPRIEAARAAARAAHGWIMDCYLLARDDAA; translated from the coding sequence ATGATCGATCTGGTGCTGATCGGGGCCGGCACGGGCCATCCCGACCACCTGACCCTGCAGGGCGTCCGCGCCCTGCAGGAGGCCGATCTGGTCCTGATCCCCCGCAAGGGCGCCGGGAAGGAGGATCTGGCCCATCTGCGCCGCGCGATGCTGGACCGCCACCGCCCCGGCGGCGCCGTGGCCCAGATCGACCTGCCGGTGCGCGATGCAAACCTGCCCTATCTGGAGGCCGTCGACCGATGGCATGATGCCATCGCGCAAGCCTGGGCGGGGGCCGTCGCGGCGGCGCTGCCGCAGGGCGGGACGGTGGCGATGCTGGTCTGGGGCGACCCGTCGCTCTATGACAGCAGCCTGCGCATTGCCGCGCGTCTGGACTGGCGCGCACGGGTGATCCCGGGCATCACCGCGATCCAGGCCCTGTGCGCGGCCCATGCCATTCCGCTGAACGCCCTGGGATCCGAGGTGCGGATCACCACCGGGCGGCGGCTGCGCGACGCGGGCTTTCCCAATGACGCCGACCGGGTCGTGGTGATGCTGGACGGCACCTGCGCCTTTGCGACGCTGCCCCCGCAGGGCCTGCGGATCTGGTGGGGCGCCTATCTGGGCATGCCCGAACAACTGCTGGAGGCGGGCCCCTTGACCGAGGCCGGACCGCGGATCGAGGCGGCACGCGCCGCCGCCCGGGCCGCGCATGGCTGGATCATGGATTGCTATCTGCTGGCCCGCGACGATGCAGCGTGA
- a CDS encoding precorrin-8X methylmutase: protein MPHDYERDGAAIYRQSFATIRAEADLARFDADEEPVVVRMIHAAGLVGLERDVAFTPGMATAARAALAAGAPILCDAHMVSEGVTRARLPADNAVICTLRDPRVPDMARDMGNTRSAAALELWRPHLAGAVVAIGNAPTALFHLLNMLEDPAYPRPAAIIGCPVGFVGAAESKDALMAAPSAPSVVVRGRLGGSAITVAAINALASRRE, encoded by the coding sequence ATGCCCCATGACTACGAAAGGGACGGCGCCGCGATCTATCGCCAGTCCTTCGCCACCATCCGGGCCGAGGCCGATCTGGCGCGTTTCGACGCGGACGAGGAACCCGTCGTCGTCCGCATGATCCATGCCGCGGGCCTGGTGGGGCTGGAACGCGACGTGGCCTTCACCCCCGGCATGGCGACCGCCGCCCGCGCGGCGCTGGCAGCCGGCGCGCCGATTCTCTGCGACGCGCATATGGTCAGCGAGGGCGTGACCCGCGCCCGCCTGCCCGCGGACAATGCGGTGATATGCACCCTGCGCGACCCGCGTGTGCCGGACATGGCGCGCGACATGGGCAACACTCGCAGCGCCGCCGCGCTGGAGCTGTGGCGGCCGCATCTGGCGGGCGCGGTCGTGGCCATCGGCAATGCGCCCACCGCGCTGTTTCACCTGCTGAACATGCTGGAGGACCCCGCCTACCCCCGCCCCGCCGCAATCATCGGCTGCCCCGTGGGCTTTGTCGGCGCGGCGGAGTCGAAGGACGCGCTGATGGCCGCGCCGTCCGCGCCGTCGGTCGTCGTCCGCGGCAGGCTGGGCGGGTCGGCCATCACCGTCGCCGCGATCAACGCGCTGGCCAGCCGGAGGGAATGA
- a CDS encoding cobyrinate a,c-diamide synthase: MTRPLTPGLMISAPASGTGKTMLVLGLLTALRRRGLVVQPFKSGPDYIDPGFHLAASGRASFNLDAWAMEPGRLIAHATGQANADLVLAEGSMGLFDGVATKGETGIGSSAEIAQMMGWPVVLILDVSGQAQSAAATARGFATLRPDLPFAGVVLNRVASPRHDRLIREGMDQAGIRVLGSLPRQGNITLPERHLGLIQAEETAGLQAILDHAGDFIAAHCDLEAIIAAAAHRVLPEAPAPRPLTPPGGRIALARDAAFSFVYPHVLEAWRRAGATILPFSPLADEGPDDSADCCWLPGGYPELHAPRLAACDGFRTAMHRFAGTRPVHGECGGYMALGAGLVDADGKRHQMLGLLGLQTSYAKRRMHLGYRRADPLTALPGLGRTALRGHEFHYASILSQPDAPLARVTDATGAAVEETGSHRTMSEGGHVTGTFFHLIAPAAT; this comes from the coding sequence ATGACGCGCCCCCTGACGCCGGGCCTGATGATCTCGGCCCCCGCATCGGGGACCGGCAAGACGATGCTGGTGCTGGGCCTGCTGACCGCTTTGCGCAGGCGCGGGCTGGTGGTGCAGCCCTTCAAGTCGGGGCCCGACTACATCGATCCGGGGTTTCACTTGGCGGCCTCGGGGCGGGCCAGCTTCAACCTGGATGCCTGGGCGATGGAGCCGGGGCGCCTGATCGCTCATGCGACCGGCCAGGCGAACGCCGATCTGGTCTTGGCCGAGGGGTCGATGGGCCTGTTCGACGGGGTCGCGACGAAGGGAGAGACCGGCATCGGCTCCAGCGCCGAGATCGCCCAGATGATGGGCTGGCCGGTGGTGCTGATCCTGGATGTCAGCGGGCAGGCACAGTCGGCGGCGGCCACGGCGCGGGGCTTTGCCACGCTGCGCCCCGACCTGCCCTTTGCGGGGGTGGTGCTGAATCGCGTGGCCTCGCCGCGCCATGACCGGCTGATCCGCGAGGGGATGGATCAGGCCGGCATCCGCGTGCTGGGCAGCCTGCCGCGTCAGGGCAACATCACCCTGCCCGAGCGCCATCTGGGCCTGATCCAGGCCGAGGAGACGGCGGGCCTGCAAGCCATCCTGGACCATGCGGGCGATTTCATCGCGGCGCATTGCGACCTGGAGGCGATCATCGCGGCCGCCGCCCATCGCGTCCTGCCCGAGGCGCCTGCGCCCCGACCGCTGACGCCCCCCGGCGGGCGGATCGCGCTGGCCCGCGATGCGGCCTTCAGCTTCGTCTATCCGCATGTGCTGGAGGCGTGGCGGCGGGCGGGGGCCACGATCCTGCCCTTCTCTCCGCTGGCGGATGAGGGGCCGGATGACAGCGCCGACTGCTGCTGGCTGCCGGGCGGATACCCGGAGCTGCACGCGCCCCGGCTGGCCGCCTGCGACGGGTTCCGCACGGCCATGCACCGCTTTGCGGGCACGCGTCCGGTGCATGGGGAATGTGGCGGTTACATGGCGCTTGGGGCAGGCCTGGTGGATGCCGATGGAAAGCGACACCAGATGTTGGGGCTTCTGGGATTGCAGACCAGCTATGCCAAACGCCGCATGCATCTGGGATACCGCCGCGCCGATCCGCTGACCGCCCTGCCGGGATTGGGTCGCACGGCGCTGCGGGGGCATGAATTCCACTATGCCTCGATCCTGTCCCAGCCCGATGCGCCCTTGGCGCGCGTGACCGACGCGACCGGCGCCGCGGTGGAGGAAACCGGCAGCCATCGGACGATGTCCGAGGGCGGGCATGTGACCGGCACGTTCTTTCACCTGATCGCCCCGGCCGCGACTTGA
- a CDS encoding cobalt-precorrin-6A reductase — protein sequence MRRILLLGGTTEASRLAALLARAGVAAVFSYAGRTEAPIAQPLPTRIGGFGGADGLARYLRDQDIGAVVDATHPFAAQISRNADAACRAGGVPMLMLRRPAWPVDPGWSRVPDIAGAVATLPRVPTGVFLAIGKQTLAPFAALPHRWLLRLVDAPDAPPLPGAQVVLARGPFTAEGDRALMAAHGITHLVAKNSGGAGARAKLDAARDLGVRVVLIDRPTAPDRPQVATPEQALDWLHQTAPRGV from the coding sequence ATGCGACGCATCCTGCTGCTGGGCGGCACGACTGAGGCCAGCCGCTTGGCCGCCCTTCTGGCCCGCGCCGGTGTCGCGGCGGTCTTCTCCTATGCCGGACGGACCGAGGCGCCCATCGCCCAGCCCCTGCCCACGCGGATCGGCGGCTTTGGCGGGGCCGATGGTTTGGCGCGCTATCTGCGGGACCAGGATATCGGCGCGGTGGTCGATGCGACCCATCCCTTTGCCGCGCAGATCAGCCGCAATGCGGATGCCGCCTGCCGCGCGGGCGGCGTGCCCATGCTGATGCTGCGCCGCCCCGCCTGGCCCGTTGATCCCGGCTGGAGCCGCGTCCCCGACATCGCGGGCGCGGTCGCGACCTTGCCCCGCGTGCCCACCGGCGTGTTCCTGGCCATCGGCAAGCAGACCCTGGCGCCCTTTGCCGCCCTGCCGCATCGCTGGCTGCTGCGGCTGGTCGATGCGCCGGATGCACCCCCCTTGCCCGGCGCGCAGGTCGTGCTGGCCCGCGGCCCCTTCACGGCCGAGGGCGACCGGGCGCTGATGGCCGCGCATGGCATCACCCATCTGGTCGCCAAGAACAGCGGCGGTGCGGGGGCCCGGGCCAAGCTGGACGCGGCGCGTGATCTGGGCGTTCGGGTCGTGCTGATCGACCGGCCCACAGCACCCGACCGGCCGCAGGTCGCCACGCCGGAACAGGCGCTGGACTGGCTGCATCAGACCGCCCCCCGCGGGGTATAG
- the cobJ gene encoding precorrin-3B C(17)-methyltransferase has translation MSGWITVAGLGPGSDAMVTPEVAAALDQATDVIGYIPYVARVAARPGLTLHASDNRVELDRARHALSLAAQGGRVVIVSSGDPGVFAMASALFEALEGEGSDPDIRILPGITAMLAAAARAGAPLGHDFCAINLSDNLKPMALIELRLRHAARGDFAMAFYNPRSASRPAGFARVLEVLREECEPGRLMIFARAVTTPDEALRVVTLAEATPEMADMRTVVLVGNRATRRVGRWVYTPRGAV, from the coding sequence ATGAGCGGCTGGATCACCGTCGCAGGGCTGGGGCCGGGGTCGGACGCCATGGTGACGCCCGAAGTCGCCGCCGCGCTGGATCAGGCGACGGACGTGATCGGCTACATCCCCTATGTCGCGCGGGTGGCGGCGCGGCCCGGCCTGACACTGCATGCCAGTGACAACCGGGTGGAGCTGGACCGCGCCCGCCATGCGCTGTCGCTGGCGGCGCAGGGCGGGCGGGTGGTGATCGTCTCCTCCGGCGATCCGGGCGTCTTCGCCATGGCTTCCGCCCTGTTCGAGGCGCTGGAGGGTGAGGGCAGCGATCCTGACATCCGCATCCTGCCCGGCATCACCGCGATGCTGGCGGCGGCGGCGCGGGCGGGCGCGCCCTTGGGCCATGATTTCTGCGCCATCAACCTGTCGGACAACCTCAAGCCCATGGCGCTGATCGAACTCCGCCTGCGCCACGCGGCGCGGGGCGATTTCGCGATGGCCTTCTACAACCCGCGCTCGGCCAGTCGGCCCGCAGGCTTTGCCCGCGTGCTGGAGGTGCTGCGCGAGGAATGCGAACCCGGACGCCTGATGATCTTTGCCCGCGCCGTGACCACGCCGGACGAGGCGCTGCGCGTGGTCACGCTGGCCGAGGCCACGCCCGAGATGGCCGACATGCGCACCGTCGTGCTGGTCGGCAACCGCGCCACGCGGCGCGTGGGCCGGTGGGTCTATACCCCGCGGGGGGCGGTCTGA
- a CDS encoding energy-coupling factor ABC transporter permease codes for MHIEEGVVTGAKLILGYATAATAGLYALRLADQALRAQGGASLAARGALATAATFVFFQVLPTAPVGVSEVHLILGSTLFLILGAAPAAIGLALGLLIQGLFFAPFDLPQYGMNVTTLLVPLFALQAVAGRVIAPGTAYVDLRYGQALALSATYQGGIVAWVAFWAFYGQGAGATAGVLSFGAAYLLVIVVEPLVDLAVLAGAKAARGLRGSGLVTPRLYA; via the coding sequence ATGCATATCGAAGAGGGCGTCGTCACCGGCGCCAAGCTGATACTGGGCTATGCCACGGCCGCCACGGCCGGGCTTTACGCGCTGAGGCTGGCGGACCAGGCCCTGCGCGCGCAGGGCGGGGCATCGCTGGCGGCGCGCGGGGCGCTGGCGACGGCCGCGACCTTCGTGTTCTTCCAGGTCCTGCCCACCGCGCCCGTGGGCGTGTCCGAGGTGCACCTGATCCTGGGATCGACACTATTCCTGATCCTGGGCGCGGCGCCGGCGGCGATCGGGCTGGCCCTGGGCCTGCTGATCCAGGGACTGTTCTTCGCGCCGTTCGATCTGCCGCAATACGGGATGAACGTGACCACACTGCTGGTGCCGCTGTTCGCGCTGCAGGCGGTGGCGGGGCGGGTGATCGCGCCGGGAACGGCCTATGTGGACCTGCGCTATGGCCAGGCGCTGGCGCTGTCGGCGACCTATCAGGGGGGCATCGTGGCCTGGGTCGCGTTCTGGGCGTTCTATGGTCAGGGCGCCGGTGCGACGGCGGGGGTCCTGTCCTTCGGCGCGGCCTATCTGCTGGTCATCGTGGTCGAGCCGCTGGTCGATCTGGCCGTGCTGGCGGGCGCCAAGGCGGCCCGCGGCCTGCGCGGCAGCGGGCTGGTGACGCCACGGCTCTACGCATGA
- the cobM gene encoding precorrin-4 C(11)-methyltransferase has product MTVHFIGAGPGAPDLITLRGRDLIAACPVCLYAGSLVPAALLSHCPHGARIVNTAPLSLDQIMEEIATAHAAGQDVARLHSGDLSVWSAMAEQIRRLRALDIPFDVTPGVPSFAAAAAALQTELTLPGLAQSVVLTRTPGRASTMPEGETLAAFAATGATLAIHLSIHALDRVVADLTPHYGPDCPVAVVWRASWPDQRVIRATLATVDAQGIDRTALILVGPALAGEGFEDSRLYAADYDRRYRPVGDAPRFPE; this is encoded by the coding sequence ATGACCGTCCATTTCATCGGCGCAGGCCCCGGCGCGCCCGACCTGATCACCCTGCGCGGCCGCGACCTGATCGCGGCCTGCCCGGTCTGCCTATACGCAGGGTCGCTTGTCCCTGCCGCGCTGCTCTCCCATTGCCCGCATGGCGCGCGCATCGTGAACACCGCGCCGCTGTCGCTGGACCAGATCATGGAGGAGATCGCCACGGCCCACGCGGCGGGCCAGGACGTGGCTCGGCTGCATTCGGGCGACCTGTCGGTCTGGTCCGCGATGGCGGAGCAGATCCGCCGCCTGCGGGCGCTGGACATCCCCTTCGACGTGACGCCGGGCGTGCCGTCCTTCGCCGCCGCCGCCGCCGCGCTGCAGACCGAACTGACCCTGCCGGGCCTCGCGCAATCCGTGGTGCTGACCCGCACGCCGGGGCGCGCCTCGACCATGCCCGAGGGCGAGACGCTGGCGGCCTTTGCCGCGACCGGGGCGACGCTGGCGATCCACCTGTCGATCCACGCGCTGGATCGGGTGGTGGCCGATCTGACCCCGCATTACGGCCCCGATTGCCCGGTGGCGGTGGTTTGGCGGGCCAGCTGGCCCGACCAGCGGGTGATCCGCGCGACCTTGGCCACCGTGGACGCACAGGGCATCGACCGCACCGCGCTGATCCTGGTCGGGCCCGCGCTGGCGGGCGAGGGGTTCGAGGACAGCCGCCTTTACGCCGCCGATTACGACCGTCGCTATCGCCCGGTGGGCGACGCGCCTAGGTTCCCGGAATGA
- a CDS encoding precorrin-2 C(20)-methyltransferase: MGRIICAGLGPGDPDLISVRADRAVRAARHVAYFRKPGRPGQARRIVQGMLTADAVEYPMEYPVTTEIPFDHPDYNDALAGFYDLWAARLAQLAQTDDVVVLCEGDPFLYGSFMHLQVRLAGLVEVEVIPGIPGMVGCWNAVGQPMTWGDDVLTVLMGTLPEADLIRHMQGSDALVVMKTGRNLPKLRRALAASGRLADAWLIERGTMPGQRIQPLREVADDDCPYFAILLVHGHGRRPMARVAE; the protein is encoded by the coding sequence ATGGGACGCATCATCTGCGCAGGTCTGGGGCCGGGCGACCCGGACCTGATCTCGGTCCGGGCCGACCGGGCGGTGCGCGCCGCGCGCCACGTCGCCTATTTCAGGAAGCCCGGCAGGCCCGGTCAGGCGCGGCGCATCGTCCAAGGCATGCTGACCGCCGATGCGGTCGAATATCCGATGGAATACCCTGTCACGACCGAGATCCCCTTCGATCATCCTGACTACAACGACGCGCTGGCGGGGTTCTATGACCTCTGGGCCGCGCGTCTGGCGCAGCTGGCCCAGACCGACGACGTGGTGGTCCTGTGCGAGGGCGATCCGTTCCTCTATGGCAGCTTCATGCATCTGCAGGTGCGTCTGGCCGGTCTGGTCGAGGTCGAGGTGATCCCCGGCATTCCCGGCATGGTCGGCTGCTGGAACGCGGTGGGCCAGCCGATGACATGGGGCGACGACGTGCTGACCGTGCTGATGGGCACCCTGCCCGAGGCGGACCTGATCCGCCACATGCAGGGCAGCGACGCGCTGGTGGTGATGAAGACCGGCCGCAACCTGCCCAAGCTGCGCCGCGCGCTGGCGGCATCCGGGCGTCTGGCCGACGCCTGGCTGATCGAACGCGGCACCATGCCCGGCCAGCGCATCCAGCCGCTGCGCGAGGTGGCCGATGACGACTGCCCCTATTTCGCGATCCTGCTGGTTCATGGCCACGGGCGGCGCCCCATGGCGCGGGTGGCGGAATGA